From a region of the Triticum aestivum cultivar Chinese Spring chromosome 7D, IWGSC CS RefSeq v2.1, whole genome shotgun sequence genome:
- the LOC123164995 gene encoding auxin response factor 21 isoform X2 — translation MAAPEGSGAGGGEGARGSRVNQELWYACAGPLVALPPPGSLVVYFPQGHSEQVAASMRKDADAQIPSYPNLPSKLICILHSVTMQSDPDTDEVYARMTLQPVSNCDKEILLASELALKQNKPQTEFFCKTLTASDTSTHGGFSVPRRAAERIFPRLDFSLQPPAQELQARDLHDTIWTFRHIFRGQPKRHLLTTGWSLFISGKRLLAGDSVLFIRDAKQQLLLGIRRANRQPTNLSSSVLSSDSMHIGVLAAAAHAAANNSQFTIFYNPRASPSEFVIPFAKYQKAVYGNQLSLGMRFRMMFETEESGTRRYMGTITGISDLDPVRWKNSQWRNIQVAWDEAAPSERRTRVSLWDIEPVIAPFFIYPTPLFTAKRARQPGMIDDDTSGMDNLFKRTMPWLGEEICKKDMNTQNSIVPGLNIAQSLQWMNMQQNLSLAGTVMQPELLNSLAGKHVQNLSAADISRQISFQPQFLQQNNIQFNTSLLPQQNQQAEQLAKAIATPNQLGNIMVPQKVDQDCNSDQKQHTVTQSVQGSQANLNVTQPEHVVQAQFQQPRVILQAQLQQQQPLVQSHTVFQGGLQQIQVLQQQQPHLQQQLQQQQPQHHQQVQHSVQEQQQMKIQPVHVSSDANMNTQLSDHQMKLQLLKALHSQQHLTMEQQKMLFDLQQQVVNSQSDPQQCVQGATQTVGFHNSNTIQYATQQKAQSHQPIEDSPRGTIPVAKSDIVTSMGASSLNGTGRMQSVRTDNVPSSSTSPSTTTNHVLLQSIPSSSKNQSLPTAAKTSQSSVVLGPTIEQEMKSYQSVKPTIMVPKMIEQGPATERDYINNPHMDYLDTSSSATSVCLSQADGSLQQNFPSSSFDQHQLLRDTAPDSEFEISDPTNNVLFGVNIDGQLGLPLNADALIANSIENDKFMDEMAGNGISNYISSKDSQQELSSSMISHSLGVADMGFNSIDSAINDPSFLNRNSRAPAPAHQCMRTYTKVHKRGAVGRSIDMNRYSGYDELKHDIARMFGIEGQLGDQSRVGWKLVYEDHEKDVLLVGDDPWEDFLNCVRCIRILSPQEEMQMRLVGDFGDGFLPNQACSSSDGGQPW, via the exons ATGGCGGCGCCGGAGGGCTCtggcgccggcggcggggagggCGCGAGGGGGAGCAGGGTGAACCAGGAGCTGTGGTACGCGTGCGCGGGGCCGCTGGTGGCGCTGCCGCCGCCGGGGAGCCTCGTCGTCTACTTCCCGCAGGGACACAGCGAGCAG GTGGCAGCATCTATGCGAAAGGATGCAGACGCGCAGATTCCAAGCTATCCAAATCTTCCATCAAAGCTGATATGCATCCTCCACAGCGTCACTATGCAG TCTGATCCTGACACGGATGAAGTTTATGCTCGGATGACTCTCCAGCCAGTTAGCAAT TGTGACAAGGAGATATTGCTGGCGTCAGAGCTTGCCCTGAAACAAAACAAGCCACAAACAGAATTCTTCTGCAAAACATTGACCGCGAGTGATACGAGCACTCATGGAGGATTCTCCGTGCCACGGCGTGCTGCAGAGAGGATTTTCCCTCGTCTT GACTTCTCATTGCAACCTCCTGCTCAGGAACTCCAGGCCAGGGATTTACATGATACCATTTGGACATTCCGTCATATATTTAGAG GCCAGCCTAAAAGGCATCTTCTGACTACTGGCTGGAGCCTATTTATTAGTGGAAAGAGACTTCTTGCTGGTGATTCAGTCTTATTTATTAG GGATGCAAAACAGCAACTCCTCTTGGGGATCAGGCGAGCAAATAGGCAACCTACTAACCTCTCATCATCTGTCTTGTCTAGTGATAGCATGCATATCGGAGTACTTGCTGCTGCAGCTCATGCAGCAGCAAATAACAGCCAATTTACAATATTCTATAACCCAAG GGCTAGTCCTTCAGAATTTGTGATTCCTTTTGCCAAGTACCAGAAGGCAGTTTATGGCAACCAATTATCTCTTGGCATGCGTTTTAGAATGATGTTTGAAACCGAAGAATCTGGAACAAGAAG GTACATGGGTACCATAACTGGCATAAGTGATCTGGATCCTGTAAGGTGGAAAAACTCTCAGTGGCGCAATATTCAG GTTGCATGGGATGAAGCAGCACCAAGTGAAAGACGCACCAGGGTTTCCCTTTGGGACATTGAGCCTGTCATCGCTCCATTCTTCATCTATCCCACACCATTATTCACTGCAAAGCGTGCGAGGCAACCTGGGATGATAG ATGATGATACCTCTGGAATGGATAATCTTTTTAAGAGAACCATGCCATGGCTTGGTGAGGAGATCTGCAAGAAAGATATGAATACTCAGAACAGCATAGTGCCTGGTCTAAACATAGCTCAGTCACTTCAGTGGATGAATATGCAGCAGAACTTGTCACTAGCTGGCACAGTTATGCAACCAGAGTTGCTAAACTCATTAGCTGGCAAACATGTGCAAAATTTGTCTGCAGCTGATATATCAAGGCAAATCAGCTTCCAGCCCCAATTCCTGCAACAAAATAACATCCAGTTCAACACCTCGTTACTACCTCAGCAAAACCAACAGGCTGAACAGTTAGCGAAAGCTATAGCTACGCCAAACCAACTGGGAAATATTATGGTACCACAGAAGGTAGATCAAGATTGCAATTCTGACCAGAAGCAGCATACAGTTACTCAATCAGTGCAAGGCAGCCAGGCAAACTTAAACGTCACACAGCCTGAACATGTTGTCCAAGCTCAGTTCCAGCAACCTCGAGTGATTCTCCAGGCTCAACTCCAGCAACAGCAACCTCTGGTCCAGAGTCATACCGTCTTTCAGGGAGGCCTTCAGCAAATCCAGGTCCTGCAGCAACAGCAACCACATTTGCAGCAACAGCTACAACAGCAACAACCTCAACATCATCAGCAGGTTCAACACTCAGTACAGGAGCAGCAGCAAATGAAGATACAACCTGTTCATGTGTCCAGTGATGCAAACATGAATACACAACTATCTGATCATCAAATGAAACTTCAATTATTAAAGGCTCTACATTCACAGCAACATCTGACCATGGAGCAGCAGAAAATGCTTTTTGATTTGCAGCAACAAGTGGTAAATTCTCAGTCAGATCCTCAGCAATGTGTGCAAGGAGCTACCCAAACTGTTGGTTTTCACAACAGTAACACCATCCAGTATGCAACGCAACAAAAGGCCCAGTCTCACCAACCGATTGAAGATTCGCCTAGGGGTACCATTCCCGTTGCAAAATCAGATATCGTTACCTCCATGGGTGCTAGCTCTTTGAATGGGACTGGTCGAATGCAGTCAGTGAGGACAGATAATGTTCCGTCTTCGTCAACATCACCATCCACTACCACTAATCATGTTCTTTTGCAGTCCATCCCAAGTAGCTCCAAGAACCAGAGTTTACCAACTGCAGCAAAAACATCTCAATCATCTGTTGTCTTGGGCCCTACAATTGAACAGGAAATGAAGTCTTACCAGAGTGTCAAGCCAACAATAATGGTTCCCAAGATGATTGAACAAGGGCCAGCTACTGAACGAGACTACATAAACAACCCCCACATGGATTACTTGGATACGTCCTCCTCAGCTACTTCGGTTTGCCTTTCTCAGGCTGATGGATCATTGCAACAAAACTTTCCATCTTCATCCTTCGATCAGCATCAGCTGTTGAGGGACACAGCTCCAGATAGTGAGTTTGAGATTTCAGATCCAACAAATAACGTTCTATTTGGGGTGAACATTGATGGTCAACTGGGCTTACCACTTAATGCAGATGCCTTGATTGCCAATAGCATTGAAAATGATAAATTCATGGATGAGATGGCTGGAAATGGCATTTCTAACTACATTTCATCTAAGGATTCTCAACAAGAGTTATCATCTTCAATGATTTCACATTCACTTGGAGTTGCTGACATGGGATTCAATTCTATAGATTCTGCAATCAATGACCCCTCATTCTTAAATAGAAATTCCAGGGCACCGGCTCCTGCACATCAATGCATGCGAACTTACACCAAG GTGCACAAACGTGGTGCTGTAGGGAGATCTATTGACATGAACCGTTATTCAGGGTATGATGAACTGAAGCATGACATTGCGCGGATGTTTGGTATCGAGGGGCAGCTTGGTGACCAAAGTAGAGTTGGCTGGAAACTAGTATATGAAGATCATGAGAAGGATGTTCTACTAGTTGGTGATGACCCATGGGA GGATTTTCTGAACTGCGTACGGTGCATCAGGATTCTTTCTCCACAGGAAGAAATGCAAATGAGATTGGTTGGTGACTTCGGAGACGGCTTTCTACCCAACCAGGCCTGCAGCAGCTCAGATGGGGGTCAACCTTGGTAA
- the LOC123164997 gene encoding eEF1A lysine and N-terminal methyltransferase has product MAVCAELNQLQHIEPSRFISFSFPNPFLHDASNPYSDADDHAEFLRVAVVDSPAPAAPSPTAPRTAAMLVPAGRHRDWIFSTRAGQLHLLLSSRSQCTISRLILVGPEIPTPSPRVVCSAAARPDPDPARARLLPLLLALCPRAAFGNGAIPDVPLLSFHDDLLRLVPVQLVAGPVVGEMLVEDVAVDCAPGPAELRRRLRFKRMPCLIQTQVRLAWPMSAAASAASSLLEALEEGPASSLQPEVGGPLVQPYLQAMVAGLALIDSSVEENARSGARPRCLCAGIGGGALPMSIRVGLGFDVLGVESDCVVLDVARNYFGLVEDEFLHVRVGDAIQMIQDFAHGDEPDSKFSAIMVDLDSPDAMCGVSAPPLEMTHRSILLAARRILHHDGVLVLNVIPPAADASFYKGLIDVLHQVFSELYEIDVGNGENFVLVARVSPTESTLLDSSRLFRTELRKLTGDFLERIRKVEIPS; this is encoded by the coding sequence ATGGCGGTGTGCGCGGAGCTGAACCAGCTGCAGCACATCGAGCCCTCCcgcttcatctccttctccttccccaacCCTTTCCTCCACGACGCCTCCAACCCTTACAGCGACGCCGACGACCACGCGGAGTTCCTCCGGGTGGCCGTTGTCGACTCCCCTGCCCCCGCGGCGCCATCCCCGACCGCGCCGAGGACGGCGGCGATGCTCGTCCCGGCCGGCCGGCACCGGGACTGGATCTTCTCCACCCGCGCCGGgcagctccacctcctcctctcctcccgaTCCCAGTGCACAATCTCTCGCCTTATACTCGTCGGCCCAGAGATCCCCACTCCCTCCCCTCGGGTCGTTTgctccgccgccgctcgcccggaCCCGGATCCTGCTCGCGCgcggctcctccccctcctcctggcCCTCTGCCCCAGGGCTGCGTTTGGCAACGGTGCCATCCCTGACGTCCCGCTGCTCTCCTTCCACGACGACCTCCTTCGGCTTGTTCCTGTCCAGCTTGTCGCCGGTCCTGTCGTCGGCGAGATGCTTGTCGAGGATGTGGCCGTGGACTGCGCTCCTGGCCCGGCCGAGTTGCGCCGGAGGCTGCGTTTCAAGCGCATGCCGTGCCTTATACAGACCCAGGTGCGCCTTGCCTGGCCAATGTctgctgctgcttctgctgctTCTTCGTTGTTGGAGGCATTGGAGGAGGGGCCTGCTAGTTCGTTACAGCCTGAGGTGGGTGGACCATTAGTCCAGCCTTACCTCCAGGCCATGGTTGCCGGCCTTGCACTCATCGACTCATCGGTGGAGGAGAATGCTCGGTCAGGTGCAAGGCCGAGGTGCCTCTGCGCTGGCATTGGTGGTGGAGCTCTTCCAATGTCCATCAGGGTGGGACTTGGCTTCGATGTACTGGGCGTCGAGTCTGATTGTGTTGTCCTAGACGTCGCAAGGAACTATTTTGGACTGGTGGAGGATGAGTTCCTTCATGTACGTGTTGGCGATGCTATTCAAATGATTCAGGATTTTGCACATGGAGATGAGCCTGATTCGAAATTCAGTGCAATTATGGTGGATCTTGACTCCCCTGATGCAATGTGTGGTGTCAGTGCGCCGCCATTGGAGATGACCCATAGAAGCATCCTTCTTGCTGCACGCAGAATTCTACATCATGATGGAGTGCTGGTACTGAATGTAATCCCTCCTGCTGCTGATGCATCCTTCTACAAAGGGCTGATTGATGTTCTTCACCAGGTTTTCTCTGAGTTATATGAGATAGATGTTGGTAATGGTGAAAATTTTGTTCTTGTTGCCAGAGTGTCACCGACTGAAAGCACCCTTCTTGATAGTTCAAGGCTCTTTCGGACGGAATTGAGGAAATTAACTGGGGATTTTTTGGAACGTATAAGAAAAGTTGAAATTCCAAGTTAG
- the LOC123164995 gene encoding auxin response factor 21 isoform X1, with the protein MAAPEGSGAGGGEGARGSRVNQELWYACAGPLVALPPPGSLVVYFPQGHSEQVAASMRKDADAQIPSYPNLPSKLICILHSVTMQSDPDTDEVYARMTLQPVSNVSQCDKEILLASELALKQNKPQTEFFCKTLTASDTSTHGGFSVPRRAAERIFPRLDFSLQPPAQELQARDLHDTIWTFRHIFRGQPKRHLLTTGWSLFISGKRLLAGDSVLFIRDAKQQLLLGIRRANRQPTNLSSSVLSSDSMHIGVLAAAAHAAANNSQFTIFYNPRASPSEFVIPFAKYQKAVYGNQLSLGMRFRMMFETEESGTRRYMGTITGISDLDPVRWKNSQWRNIQVAWDEAAPSERRTRVSLWDIEPVIAPFFIYPTPLFTAKRARQPGMIDDDTSGMDNLFKRTMPWLGEEICKKDMNTQNSIVPGLNIAQSLQWMNMQQNLSLAGTVMQPELLNSLAGKHVQNLSAADISRQISFQPQFLQQNNIQFNTSLLPQQNQQAEQLAKAIATPNQLGNIMVPQKVDQDCNSDQKQHTVTQSVQGSQANLNVTQPEHVVQAQFQQPRVILQAQLQQQQPLVQSHTVFQGGLQQIQVLQQQQPHLQQQLQQQQPQHHQQVQHSVQEQQQMKIQPVHVSSDANMNTQLSDHQMKLQLLKALHSQQHLTMEQQKMLFDLQQQVVNSQSDPQQCVQGATQTVGFHNSNTIQYATQQKAQSHQPIEDSPRGTIPVAKSDIVTSMGASSLNGTGRMQSVRTDNVPSSSTSPSTTTNHVLLQSIPSSSKNQSLPTAAKTSQSSVVLGPTIEQEMKSYQSVKPTIMVPKMIEQGPATERDYINNPHMDYLDTSSSATSVCLSQADGSLQQNFPSSSFDQHQLLRDTAPDSEFEISDPTNNVLFGVNIDGQLGLPLNADALIANSIENDKFMDEMAGNGISNYISSKDSQQELSSSMISHSLGVADMGFNSIDSAINDPSFLNRNSRAPAPAHQCMRTYTKVHKRGAVGRSIDMNRYSGYDELKHDIARMFGIEGQLGDQSRVGWKLVYEDHEKDVLLVGDDPWEDFLNCVRCIRILSPQEEMQMRLVGDFGDGFLPNQACSSSDGGQPW; encoded by the exons ATGGCGGCGCCGGAGGGCTCtggcgccggcggcggggagggCGCGAGGGGGAGCAGGGTGAACCAGGAGCTGTGGTACGCGTGCGCGGGGCCGCTGGTGGCGCTGCCGCCGCCGGGGAGCCTCGTCGTCTACTTCCCGCAGGGACACAGCGAGCAG GTGGCAGCATCTATGCGAAAGGATGCAGACGCGCAGATTCCAAGCTATCCAAATCTTCCATCAAAGCTGATATGCATCCTCCACAGCGTCACTATGCAG TCTGATCCTGACACGGATGAAGTTTATGCTCGGATGACTCTCCAGCCAGTTAGCAAT GTGTCACAGTGTGACAAGGAGATATTGCTGGCGTCAGAGCTTGCCCTGAAACAAAACAAGCCACAAACAGAATTCTTCTGCAAAACATTGACCGCGAGTGATACGAGCACTCATGGAGGATTCTCCGTGCCACGGCGTGCTGCAGAGAGGATTTTCCCTCGTCTT GACTTCTCATTGCAACCTCCTGCTCAGGAACTCCAGGCCAGGGATTTACATGATACCATTTGGACATTCCGTCATATATTTAGAG GCCAGCCTAAAAGGCATCTTCTGACTACTGGCTGGAGCCTATTTATTAGTGGAAAGAGACTTCTTGCTGGTGATTCAGTCTTATTTATTAG GGATGCAAAACAGCAACTCCTCTTGGGGATCAGGCGAGCAAATAGGCAACCTACTAACCTCTCATCATCTGTCTTGTCTAGTGATAGCATGCATATCGGAGTACTTGCTGCTGCAGCTCATGCAGCAGCAAATAACAGCCAATTTACAATATTCTATAACCCAAG GGCTAGTCCTTCAGAATTTGTGATTCCTTTTGCCAAGTACCAGAAGGCAGTTTATGGCAACCAATTATCTCTTGGCATGCGTTTTAGAATGATGTTTGAAACCGAAGAATCTGGAACAAGAAG GTACATGGGTACCATAACTGGCATAAGTGATCTGGATCCTGTAAGGTGGAAAAACTCTCAGTGGCGCAATATTCAG GTTGCATGGGATGAAGCAGCACCAAGTGAAAGACGCACCAGGGTTTCCCTTTGGGACATTGAGCCTGTCATCGCTCCATTCTTCATCTATCCCACACCATTATTCACTGCAAAGCGTGCGAGGCAACCTGGGATGATAG ATGATGATACCTCTGGAATGGATAATCTTTTTAAGAGAACCATGCCATGGCTTGGTGAGGAGATCTGCAAGAAAGATATGAATACTCAGAACAGCATAGTGCCTGGTCTAAACATAGCTCAGTCACTTCAGTGGATGAATATGCAGCAGAACTTGTCACTAGCTGGCACAGTTATGCAACCAGAGTTGCTAAACTCATTAGCTGGCAAACATGTGCAAAATTTGTCTGCAGCTGATATATCAAGGCAAATCAGCTTCCAGCCCCAATTCCTGCAACAAAATAACATCCAGTTCAACACCTCGTTACTACCTCAGCAAAACCAACAGGCTGAACAGTTAGCGAAAGCTATAGCTACGCCAAACCAACTGGGAAATATTATGGTACCACAGAAGGTAGATCAAGATTGCAATTCTGACCAGAAGCAGCATACAGTTACTCAATCAGTGCAAGGCAGCCAGGCAAACTTAAACGTCACACAGCCTGAACATGTTGTCCAAGCTCAGTTCCAGCAACCTCGAGTGATTCTCCAGGCTCAACTCCAGCAACAGCAACCTCTGGTCCAGAGTCATACCGTCTTTCAGGGAGGCCTTCAGCAAATCCAGGTCCTGCAGCAACAGCAACCACATTTGCAGCAACAGCTACAACAGCAACAACCTCAACATCATCAGCAGGTTCAACACTCAGTACAGGAGCAGCAGCAAATGAAGATACAACCTGTTCATGTGTCCAGTGATGCAAACATGAATACACAACTATCTGATCATCAAATGAAACTTCAATTATTAAAGGCTCTACATTCACAGCAACATCTGACCATGGAGCAGCAGAAAATGCTTTTTGATTTGCAGCAACAAGTGGTAAATTCTCAGTCAGATCCTCAGCAATGTGTGCAAGGAGCTACCCAAACTGTTGGTTTTCACAACAGTAACACCATCCAGTATGCAACGCAACAAAAGGCCCAGTCTCACCAACCGATTGAAGATTCGCCTAGGGGTACCATTCCCGTTGCAAAATCAGATATCGTTACCTCCATGGGTGCTAGCTCTTTGAATGGGACTGGTCGAATGCAGTCAGTGAGGACAGATAATGTTCCGTCTTCGTCAACATCACCATCCACTACCACTAATCATGTTCTTTTGCAGTCCATCCCAAGTAGCTCCAAGAACCAGAGTTTACCAACTGCAGCAAAAACATCTCAATCATCTGTTGTCTTGGGCCCTACAATTGAACAGGAAATGAAGTCTTACCAGAGTGTCAAGCCAACAATAATGGTTCCCAAGATGATTGAACAAGGGCCAGCTACTGAACGAGACTACATAAACAACCCCCACATGGATTACTTGGATACGTCCTCCTCAGCTACTTCGGTTTGCCTTTCTCAGGCTGATGGATCATTGCAACAAAACTTTCCATCTTCATCCTTCGATCAGCATCAGCTGTTGAGGGACACAGCTCCAGATAGTGAGTTTGAGATTTCAGATCCAACAAATAACGTTCTATTTGGGGTGAACATTGATGGTCAACTGGGCTTACCACTTAATGCAGATGCCTTGATTGCCAATAGCATTGAAAATGATAAATTCATGGATGAGATGGCTGGAAATGGCATTTCTAACTACATTTCATCTAAGGATTCTCAACAAGAGTTATCATCTTCAATGATTTCACATTCACTTGGAGTTGCTGACATGGGATTCAATTCTATAGATTCTGCAATCAATGACCCCTCATTCTTAAATAGAAATTCCAGGGCACCGGCTCCTGCACATCAATGCATGCGAACTTACACCAAG GTGCACAAACGTGGTGCTGTAGGGAGATCTATTGACATGAACCGTTATTCAGGGTATGATGAACTGAAGCATGACATTGCGCGGATGTTTGGTATCGAGGGGCAGCTTGGTGACCAAAGTAGAGTTGGCTGGAAACTAGTATATGAAGATCATGAGAAGGATGTTCTACTAGTTGGTGATGACCCATGGGA GGATTTTCTGAACTGCGTACGGTGCATCAGGATTCTTTCTCCACAGGAAGAAATGCAAATGAGATTGGTTGGTGACTTCGGAGACGGCTTTCTACCCAACCAGGCCTGCAGCAGCTCAGATGGGGGTCAACCTTGGTAA